One Sus scrofa isolate TJ Tabasco breed Duroc chromosome 1, Sscrofa11.1, whole genome shotgun sequence DNA segment encodes these proteins:
- the AMBP gene encoding protein AMBP precursor (The RefSeq protein has 3 frameshifts compared to this genomic sequence) has translation MRSLGTLLLLLTACLAVSASPVLTLPNDIQVQENFDLSRIYGKWFHVAVGSTCPWLKRFKDKMTMGTLMLGEGATEREISVTKTHRRKGICEVISGAYEKTSTDGKFLYHKSKWNITMESYVVHTNYDEYAIFLTKKFSRRHGPTLTAKLYGREPQLRESLLEEFREVALGVGIPEDSIFTMPDRGECVPGEQEPEPTLLSRARRAVLPQEEEGSGAGQPVADFSKKEDSCQLGYSQGPCLGMIKRYFYNGSSMACETFHYGGCMGNGNNFVSEKECLQTCRTVEACSLPIVSGPCRGFFQLWAFDAVQGKCVLFNYGGCQGNGNQFYSEKECKEYCGVPGEEDEELLRSSN, from the exons ATGCGGAGTCTCGGGACCCTGCTCCTGCTGCTGACCGCCTGCCTGGCCGTGAGCGCCAGCCCTGTGCTGACATTGCCCAATGACATCCAGGTGCAGGAGAACTTCGACCTGTCTAGG ATCTACGGGAAATGGTTCCACGTGGCCGTGGGCTCCACCTGCCCCTGGCTGAAGAGGTTCAAGGACAAGATGACGATGGGCACGCTGATGCTGGGAGAGGGGGCGACGGAGAGGGAGATCAGCGTGACCAAGACTCACCGGAG GAAAGGTATCTGTGAGGTGATCTCTGGGGCTTATGAGAAAACAAGCACTGATGGAAAGTTCCTCTATCACAAATCCA AATGGAACATCACCATGGAGTCCTATGTGGTCCACACCAACTATGATGAGTATGCCATATTTCTGACCAAGAAGTTCAGCCGCCGCCATGGAC CCCTTACTGCCAAGCTCTACG GC GAGCCGCAGCTTCGGGAAAGCCTGCTGGAGGAGTTCAGGGAGGTTGCCCTGGGCGTGGGCATCCCGGAGGACTCCATCTTTACGATGCCCGACAGAG GG TGTGTCCCTGGGGAGCAGGAGCCTGAGCCCACCCTACTCTCG aGAGCCCGGCGGGCCGTGCTGCCCCAGGAAGAGGAAGGATCAGGAGCTGGACAACCAGTAGCAGATTTCAGCAAGAAAGAAG ATTCCTGCCAGCTGGGCTACTCCCAAGGCCCTTGCCTGGGCATGATCAAGAGGTATTTCTATAATGGCTCATCCATGGCCTGCGAGACCTTCCACTATGGTGGCTGCATGGGGAACGGCAATAACTTCGTCTCGGAGAAGGAGTGTCTGCAGACCTGCCGGACTGTGG AGGCCTGCAGTCTCCCCATCGTCTCCGGCCCCTGCCGAGGTTTTTTCCAGCTCTGGGCGTTTGATGCCGTACAGGGGAAGTGTGTTCTCTTCAACTATGGGGGCTGCCAGGGCAACGGCAACCAGTTCTACTCGGAGAAGGAGTGCAAAGAGTACTGCGGCGTCCCCGGTGAAG AGGATGAAGAGCTGCTGCGCTCCTCCAACTGA
- the AMBP gene encoding protein AMBP isoform X1 — protein sequence MRSLGTLLLLLTACLAVSASPVLTLPNDIQVQENFDLSRIYGKWFHVAVGSTCPWLKRFKDKMTMGTLMLGEGATEREISVTKTHRRKGICEVISGAYEKTSTDGKFLYHKSKWNITMESYVVHTNYDEYAIFLTKKFSRRHGPPLLPSSTAGAAASGKPAGGVQGGCPGRGHPGGLHLYDARQRECVPGEQEPEPTLLSRARRAVLPQEEEGSGAGQPVADFSKKEDSCQLGYSQGPCLGMIKRYFYNGSSMACETFHYGGCMGNGNNFVSEKECLQTCRTVEACSLPIVSGPCRGFFQLWAFDAVQGKCVLFNYGGCQGNGNQFYSEKECKEYCGVPGEEDEELLRSSN from the exons ATGCGGAGTCTCGGGACCCTGCTCCTGCTGCTGACCGCCTGCCTGGCCGTGAGCGCCAGCCCTGTGCTGACATTGCCCAATGACATCCAGGTGCAGGAGAACTTCGACCTGTCTAGG ATCTACGGGAAATGGTTCCACGTGGCCGTGGGCTCCACCTGCCCCTGGCTGAAGAGGTTCAAGGACAAGATGACGATGGGCACGCTGATGCTGGGAGAGGGGGCGACGGAGAGGGAGATCAGCGTGACCAAGACTCACCGGAG GAAAGGTATCTGTGAGGTGATCTCTGGGGCTTATGAGAAAACAAGCACTGATGGAAAGTTCCTCTATCACAAATCCA AATGGAACATCACCATGGAGTCCTATGTGGTCCACACCAACTATGATGAGTATGCCATATTTCTGACCAAGAAGTTCAGCCGCCGCCATGGACCACCCTTACTGCCAAGCTCTACG GCGGGAGCCGCAGCTTCGGGAAAGCCTGCTGGAGGAGTTCAGGGAGGTTGCCCTGGGCGTGGGCATCCCGGAGGACTCCATCTTTACGATGCCCGACAGAG GGAGTGTGTCCCTGGGGAGCAGGAGCCTGAGCCCACCCTACTCTCG aGAGCCCGGCGGGCCGTGCTGCCCCAGGAAGAGGAAGGATCAGGAGCTGGACAACCAGTAGCAGATTTCAGCAAGAAAGAAG ATTCCTGCCAGCTGGGCTACTCCCAAGGCCCTTGCCTGGGCATGATCAAGAGGTATTTCTATAATGGCTCATCCATGGCCTGCGAGACCTTCCACTATGGTGGCTGCATGGGGAACGGCAATAACTTCGTCTCGGAGAAGGAGTGTCTGCAGACCTGCCGGACTGTGG AGGCCTGCAGTCTCCCCATCGTCTCCGGCCCCTGCCGAGGTTTTTTCCAGCTCTGGGCGTTTGATGCCGTACAGGGGAAGTGTGTTCTCTTCAACTATGGGGGCTGCCAGGGCAACGGCAACCAGTTCTACTCGGAGAAGGAGTGCAAAGAGTACTGCGGCGTCCCCGGTGAAG AGGATGAAGAGCTGCTGCGCTCCTCCAACTGA